The following nucleotide sequence is from Kiritimatiella glycovorans.
GCGGCGACAAGCGATAATTGATCGAGGCGTAGATATAGCCGTTACTGACGAAATGGTGCATCTTGCCGCCGACGATGGCTCGATTGGCCTTGTCGCCTCCCCGCCAGCCGCCACCATGAATCATGACAAGAACTGGGCGCCCCGTTTGCGTCGTTTTGCCTTCCGGCACGTAGAGGTCCAAGCTCAGCAGGTTCGGGTCGACGCCCTCGATCTCGTCGTAGCGGAGATCGAGATGGGCGGTGTGCGGGGGTTCCGGCGGCATCGCAGGCGCATTTCGTTCCGTTTCCGTCCTGCGATTCCGCGGCCCCGCGTTGTTGCCCGGCAGTTCGTTCTGCTCGATAACCCCGTCGCCATTGCGATCGAGCCTGTCGAACCAATCTGGGCCACCGGCTTCGGCCTGGGTGACCTTGCCGTCGTTGTCAGCATCGAGTCGTTGGAACAGGCGTTCTTGACGGGTCACCTCAGACTCCGTCTCTGGCAATGCACCGTTCATGGCCGCGGGCGCCGGCCGGTTCTGGCGACGTTCCTCCCGTCGCCAGCTGCGGGCTTCATCCGGGGTGATTGTGCCGTCGCCGTTTGCGTCGGCATCGGCTCCCGCCAAGCGTTCGGCAACCGGGGCAAAGCGGGGCGCCTCCTCGTGCGACAAACTGCCGTTGCGGTCGGAGTCGAGACGTTTGAAGGCGCGGTCGAGACGATCACCGGCGGCTTGGGCATAGACCGGGCCAGGCTGCAGCATCGCCGCGAAACAGACGAGTGCTAGGACAGACTTCATAGCGTCTCCAGGGAAGGCATTGGGGGAACGGAAGCAAGTATGATGGTCAAGCCGATGGTGATGATTACTTTCATGGTGACGAGCCCCTTCATACAGGGCGACCCTGCCGCCACGGCGGAGATTTCATTGCCCATGATTTGAGCCGCCCGGAGCGCCTTCATGGCTTGTACTCCTCGCCTTTTTGCAGCGTGCCCTTGTAGATCCAGGCCGTGTCGCGCACGTAAGCGAAATCGGCGGCGAAACCACCGAAATACCAGACCTTACCCTTTTCGTCCGGAAAGGGCGACGGTTCAATGGTGCGCACCCCCTGAAGCCGGACGCCATCGGGCTGGTTCGCGGGATCGTTGATCGCGCCCCAATCATAGGAACCGGGACCGTTGCGCACCAGGAAGTAGGCGCCGTTAGAGCCCGCCTGCGGACTGCGCGGGTGGATGACGAAAGTGGTGACCAGATAAACCGCCCGGCCGTCATCCGGGCGGGTGAACGGCGTGAACCGGTTCAACGCGGCGCCAGTCATGAAGACACCGACGTTCGGCCAGGCATCGAACACGTTCGCGAAGTAGTTCTCGTAGTTGATTTCGTCCGTGGCGGCGAACTCGTTCGTGGGTTCGATGCGCCGGATGACCGGTAGCGGCGGGCGCTCCAGGGCACCAAGCAGCGCCGGTTTGCCATCGCTTCCGGTCACCGTGGTCAGGCCGCGCATCAGGAATTCGAACGGACCCTCATTTTCAAACCAGGAATAGACCCGTTCCCAGCGCGGTTTCGCTCCGGAGATGCGCCGAAACAGCCCGCCTTGCTTGCCCCGCTGCCGTTGATTCGAGTAACCGAAAGCCGCGTAGAGAACGCCATCGCAAATTTCCATGCGCTGCGGACGGCCATACGGGCCACCTGCCATCTCGTTTTCCGGGGTCCAGCGCAGCCGCCCTGGTGCTTGCGGATCGTAGACGCCCCGATAGATGCCGCCGAAGTCCGCGGCGGCGAAAACCTCGCCGTCGTGCACAATCAGGTCCCGGATGCCTGCATAACCGGGCTGATCCTCTGGAAGGGGCGCGATCCGTGAAAGGGTCCACGTGCCGGTTTCGTCATTGCGAACCGCGACGGTGAGCCACTTCTCTCCCCTGCGGATGTCGTAAAGTCCGGCCGCCAGGAGCGAGACCGGCTTCGGCAACGGTTTGCCGTCAGGATCTTCGGTGAACCGCAGCACTTCCAGGCAGTTGATGCGCAGGTGGTCCCGGCCGAAGGACTCCTCGGCGATCCACGGCCCGTCGCCGCGGTCCTTGCGCAAAATCTGCGGTCCGGGATAGCCGGGGTAGGGTTTCACGGTAACATCGCTCTTCAACATGCTGGTGCCGGCGAAGAGCTTGCCCTCGTGGGCGGTGAGCCACATCAGTTCAGTGCCGCCGAGAAGCTGCCCGTTCGGGTCGCGCGTGCCGGGGAAGTAGTCCTTCTTGAAAGTGAACCAATCGACCTGCTCGCCGATGGGAACGAGCGCCGATTCCGGCGTGATCGGCCCGCGCTCCGCGCTCTTCCCCAGCTTGGCGACGAATTCCGTCCGGGTGATCTCCCCACTGCGATCCTGGTCGAAGACCTTGAAGATGGTTTGGTTGGGGAATTCCCGTTGGGTTACCACGCCGTCTCCGTCGAAGTCCATGGCGTGATACCTCAGGTTCAGCGCCTTGTTGGCGGCTTTGTCCGCGTCGTCTTTGGGTTTGTCTGAACCGGCGGGGGCAGGCTTGGCTTCGGACGTTCCGCCAGGTGAAGCCTCCCTGCCGGGCCAGCGTGCCGATACCGTGCGAAGCTCCTCGATCGACAAAGCTCCATCCTGGTCGCGGTCCGCGAATCTGAGTATCCTGGCGAGGCTGGGAAACTGCGTGAGTTCGTTGCCGGAGAGCTTCCCGTCGCCGTTCCGGTCGGCATTGCGGAAGAGGCTTTCGATGCGGTTGTCCGGCAGGGCGGGTGGCATCCCACTCCCGGTGTTTTTCCTCTCCGGCCCCACGAATTCGAAGATGCCACCGCCGGGTCCGTAAGCCATGAGGACAGCGTTTTGCCGGTAGCGGACCGGCTTTCCGGTTCCCGCGAGTTTGATTCCGTGGGCCTTCATGGCCTCGAAGACCGCGGTCACATTCCGGACGGTATGCGTGATGTAGCGGAAGCCGATGGCGTCGGCGGGGCGCCCCTCGAATGTCTGGCGTTCTCCCGGCGGCGCCAGGAAACGGATGACCGATTGCCCCAGCCCATAGCACACTTCCCTCTGCCCGGGCAGCACGATCGACTCGATCCCGGGCAGCGGTGTCAGGCCCAGTACATCGCCGGCGAACGATTTGGCGGCCGCGAGATCATCGACAACGAGCCCGAGTTCGATGCCGCGTCTGGTGGCGCCTTCGCCGGCCTCGATCAGCTCGAGGCGATTGCCGTCCGGATCGGCGACCACCGCAACGCGCGCGCCATCGCGTTCGCTTTCCCGTTCAACGGTAAAACCGAGTCTTTTCAGCTGGTCCAGCACCGGAGTCAGGCCGGCAACGGGCACACCGATAAAACGGATGCCGTTGACCGCGGCCACCGCTCGGCCGCGATTTGGCGGAGGCGTGGCGTAGACCCGCAGCTTGATGGCGGATGCGCCGGCGCGGTAGATGTGCATCATGGACGAGTCCGGCATCCGCCGCGGTTGGGCGAACGAACGCAGTCCGAGGCCTTCGGCATAGAAACGCCGGGCCTTTTCGAGATCACTGACCACTACGCTGGTTTGCAGGGCTTCGGCCGCCAGCAAAGCGGGTAGGTCGAGGCTTTCGGGAGCGGCTTCCTTTTTCTGCGCCGCCGGCACCGGCGACCGGTTTGCGGCCGGCTCCACGCTAGGAGACGCTGTTAAGGCAGTCCAAATTTGCCGGTCTTCGGTCGGGTCCTGCTCCGGTTCGGCAGCTTCGGCCTCGACGGCTTCGGCCTCGGGCTCGGCGGCCGGTTCGGCCTGGGTGACCTTGCCGTCGTTGTCAGCATCGAGTCGCTGGAACAGGCGCTCTGGACGGGTCAGCTCAGACCCCGTCTGCTGGTTTTGCCGCCACTCCACAAATTCAAAGATGGCACCTCCCGGACCGTGATACATCAGCACATTGCCGCGTGGGTTGACCGAGCCGGACAATCCCTCCTCGGTGAGCCCCGTGTGGACAGCGTCGGCGCTCTTGACCTTGTGCGCACGCTTCGCATGCTTCTGGAAAAAATCCCACATGAGGTCATTGGCGGAGATATCTGTGGTGGATGCGCCAAGCATGGCAACGGGCGGTTCCATACCGGGCCAGGTGTGGCCGCCGCCGTCAATTTCATACAACACCACCTCTGAACCGTTCTTCCCTTCGCCCCAAACCTTGCGGATCACCCGCATGCCGTCATCTGTCGTGTCGGGCATTGGGGTAACGGTTGGTTCTTTTGCGCAGCCGTTGGCTTCAACCCAGCAGTTGATCGAATGCTCCACCGAAAAAAACTCCGGTCGCATGGATGCCGGAACATTTGAAGTGCCTTTTCCCCGCCCGCCGTTAAACGGAGCCAGTTCGTCGGCGGTGCCGTGGAAATGAATGACCGATACCGGCGAGGCCGGGTTGCACTCCGCGGTGCCCATCGGCCCGCCGACCGGAGCGATCGCGGCGAACCGGTCGGCCAGTTCGGACGCTACCCGGTACGCCATCATCCCACCGTTGGAGATGCCAGTTGCGAAGACCCGTTCCTTGTCCACATTCACGACTGCTTCCAGGTCGCCGAGCAAAGCCTTTGTGAACCCCACGTCGTCGATCTTCTTCCGCTTGGCATACCCACCGACGTTGCCGGCGTTGAACGTCAGATTCTTGTCTTGGTCGGCCCCACTGCCGAACGGGTAGACGACAACGAATCCGGCGTCATCCGCCTTCTCATTAAGACCACTAAGTCGGATCATACTCTGCGGATTGCCGCCGCCGCCGTGAAATGCAACTACAACTGGCGTTTTTCGATCCGCCGTGTAATTAGGAGGAACGTGGACTTGGTAGCGGCGTTCTTGTCCTTCTACGTCAATGGTCCGGATGCGATCGCCCGCTCCGAAGGCGCCCCCGGCTTCCTCGGGCTGCGCAGGACGACGCATGGATCGCGCGATCGCACCGGCGAATTCCCGGAAGCTGAGCAAACCGTCGTTGTCTTGGTCAGCCCCCTCCAGACGCGATTCTAACCGTGGGACGGTTTTGAGTTCAGTCGCCGACAGCTGACCGTCTTTGTTGGCGTCCAGCCGCTCAAACCCTTTCCGCAGGCGGGAGCCGCCCTGGGCAACCGCGCAATTGACGAAGATACACACCGAGCACAAAAGGATGAATGTCGGTCTCATGGAAGATCCTCCGGTCTATCAGCAGAACGTCGCGGGTCAGCGTTTTCTGGAAGGGCGCGCCCTTCCAGAAATACGTTGCGCCCGCTTGTTCTCTCCATACCGGGCTCTCTCCTCCCGCAGCAAATGCACACAGTGCTCGTTAAGGCTTTCTCCGTGGCGCATGGCACCGATGGCCAAGGCTTTGTGCAGATCCTGGCCGACGCGAACAACAAATTTCCCTGAGTATTCTCTTCCTGCTGTCGCCTCGGGCAGGGGTTCACCATCCTGCTCATAGATGTCGATCCACTCTTCGACCACCTGACAGAGCTCGCGATACACCTTGGCCTCTTCATCTCCGTGAATGCCACCGAGCATGAGGCCCGGACACGTCCCAACGTAGCACTGGTCTTCTTCCGACCACTCAACAATCTTGAGGTATCGATCACTCGTCTTCATTCTGTCACCTCGCGAACTGCTCTCTCAACATCTCGCTCCTGATACCGCTTCGCATCATGCGAAAGGCCACCGCTGAGCGTTATCTTCGCCCCTTTGGCGTGGGTGAAGTTGCGGTGGCTACCCTTGCCGCCGCGATCCACGAAACCAGCCTTCTTCAGGTCCCGAATCAGCTCACGTATCTTCCTTGGCACGGAAGTATAGTACTACGGCGATACTACTCGAGTCAACAGGTGATCCGTTGTTCCGGAGAGAACGCTACCGTTCAGCCGCTTCGGGAGCCGACGCCTGAGCGGTGGTCCCGATAGCGGAGCCAGTTTTTTCGAACTTTAAGTCAGCATCAGGGCTCCCGCTTCCTGCGAGTGTTCTGCCACAACTCCGGCGAGTTGTCCATAGCCTGCGGCCGTCGAGAATGGGTCATTGAACTCGTCGGAGACGGTCGCATGGCTGTGGGCAACTCGCCTCTTCATGCCGCTCTCCATTTCGACTCCGCCTCGATTCCGAAGTACGCCTCATCGGGCGTTCGATCCCCGATCGATGAATGCGGACGTTCGGTATTGTAGCGCTCCAGCCACGCCCCCACGCCGCGCCCGGTTTCCCGGGGCGTTTCATAGCTTTTCAGATAAACATCCTCATACTTCAGGCTCCACCACAGCCGCTCGATGAACACATTGTCCACCCAGCGGCCCGTCCCATCCATGCTGATTTTTAAGCCCTCGTGCTGTTTCATCTCCCTGATCCAATCCGTCGACGTGAACTGCGAGCCTTGATCGGTATTCATGATCTCCGGCGCCCGCCCGGCCGTGGCCACCGCCGATCGAAAGGCCCGCAGGCAGAACGCGGTATCCATCGTGGTGCTCAGTTCCCACCCGAGCACTTTCCGGCTGTACCAGTCCATCACGGCCACCAGGTAGCAATACCCTCTCGGCATCGGGATATAGGTGATATCGGCGCACCAGACCTGATTCGGCCGCGTAACCGCCACTCCACGCAGCAAATACGGATAGATGCGATGCCCCTTGCCCGGTGCGCTGGTCCGCGGCCGCGGGCGGAGAGCCGAGATATGCGCGAGCCTCATCAGCCGGCGAAGCCGCTTTCGCCCCACGTTCAACCCCTGTTCGCGCTTGAGCAAGCGCCTTAACCCCCGCGTGCCGAACGTCGGGAAACGCAGATGAAGTTCGTCGAGCATCCTCATAACCCGTAAGTCCGTGATCGTCGCCCTGGGCTCCGGCGGCGTCAACCGGTTCCGGTTGACGCCCAGCAGAGCACATTGGCGCCGCAGCGAGCGTTGAGCATCAGAAGGATCCACCAGAGCCTTCCTCACGGATCGATCCCCAACTCGACGCATTTTTTTTCCATCCACTCCTTCTCAATCACCAGCTGACCTACTTTTCGCTCCAGCCGCTCGCAGTTCTTTTCCAGCCCGCGCTTTTCTAGGTCCGGCGCGTTCTTGCGCTCAAAGAGATCGGCTGCGCCCTCTGTGAGCTCCGTCTTCCATCGAGTCACCATGGTCGGATGCACGTTGTTTTCCGCCGCGATCTCCGCCACGGTCTTGATGCCGCGCAACGCTTCCATCGCGATACGCGCCTTGAACTGCGCGCTGTGATTTCGTCTCGGCTTCTTCATCGGTTCTCCTTTCGGTCTCCTTTTTACCGGGAGAACCCGATGCGGTCTATCCGCCCCTCACTGGCTCCGTTTTCCGGGACCACCGCTGAACCTCTCGGACTTCAGGTCGCGGTCACGGACAGCGATTCTCATTATGGCTTCACCCTTTTCGGTCGGGGTGGCACCCGACCCTCCCAGTGCCCGAAAATGCGTCGGATATCGACTCGGGAGGGACGGCTGCCACGCCGTCCGCGGTCGGAATGCGGCCATAATGAGAACTGCTGGGTCACGGAGCTTCTGTATGCGCTGTCGGCCCTCGACAATCCAGGCGCGGGAAACCCTGCTGCGTCCGGGCGCTGAATCGGGATACAAGGTTTTCTGATCACGTGAACTGACTCCGGCAGCTGTGGCACGCAAGATACGGTCACGAAGATCGTCGGCCCTGTTGACCGCGTCGTAACTTTTAAGCCTGACCTCCTTCGATGTGTCTGCCTCATGGCGACGTACACGCGGCTTG
It contains:
- a CDS encoding EF-hand domain-containing protein, which gives rise to MRPTFILLCSVCIFVNCAVAQGGSRLRKGFERLDANKDGQLSATELKTVPRLESRLEGADQDNDGLLSFREFAGAIARSMRRPAQPEEAGGAFGAGDRIRTIDVEGQERRYQVHVPPNYTADRKTPVVVAFHGGGGNPQSMIRLSGLNEKADDAGFVVVYPFGSGADQDKNLTFNAGNVGGYAKRKKIDDVGFTKALLGDLEAVVNVDKERVFATGISNGGMMAYRVASELADRFAAIAPVGGPMGTAECNPASPVSVIHFHGTADELAPFNGGRGKGTSNVPASMRPEFFSVEHSINCWVEANGCAKEPTVTPMPDTTDDGMRVIRKVWGEGKNGSEVVLYEIDGGGHTWPGMEPPVAMLGASTTDISANDLMWDFFQKHAKRAHKVKSADAVHTGLTEEGLSGSVNPRGNVLMYHGPGGAIFEFVEWRQNQQTGSELTRPERLFQRLDADNDGKVTQAEPAAEPEAEAVEAEAAEPEQDPTEDRQIWTALTASPSVEPAANRSPVPAAQKKEAAPESLDLPALLAAEALQTSVVVSDLEKARRFYAEGLGLRSFAQPRRMPDSSMMHIYRAGASAIKLRVYATPPPNRGRAVAAVNGIRFIGVPVAGLTPVLDQLKRLGFTVERESERDGARVAVVADPDGNRLELIEAGEGATRRGIELGLVVDDLAAAKSFAGDVLGLTPLPGIESIVLPGQREVCYGLGQSVIRFLAPPGERQTFEGRPADAIGFRYITHTVRNVTAVFEAMKAHGIKLAGTGKPVRYRQNAVLMAYGPGGGIFEFVGPERKNTGSGMPPALPDNRIESLFRNADRNGDGKLSGNELTQFPSLARILRFADRDQDGALSIEELRTVSARWPGREASPGGTSEAKPAPAGSDKPKDDADKAANKALNLRYHAMDFDGDGVVTQREFPNQTIFKVFDQDRSGEITRTEFVAKLGKSAERGPITPESALVPIGEQVDWFTFKKDYFPGTRDPNGQLLGGTELMWLTAHEGKLFAGTSMLKSDVTVKPYPGYPGPQILRKDRGDGPWIAEESFGRDHLRINCLEVLRFTEDPDGKPLPKPVSLLAAGLYDIRRGEKWLTVAVRNDETGTWTLSRIAPLPEDQPGYAGIRDLIVHDGEVFAAADFGGIYRGVYDPQAPGRLRWTPENEMAGGPYGRPQRMEICDGVLYAAFGYSNQRQRGKQGGLFRRISGAKPRWERVYSWFENEGPFEFLMRGLTTVTGSDGKPALLGALERPPLPVIRRIEPTNEFAATDEINYENYFANVFDAWPNVGVFMTGAALNRFTPFTRPDDGRAVYLVTTFVIHPRSPQAGSNGAYFLVRNGPGSYDWGAINDPANQPDGVRLQGVRTIEPSPFPDEKGKVWYFGGFAADFAYVRDTAWIYKGTLQKGEEYKP
- a CDS encoding type II toxin-antitoxin system HicB family antitoxin: MKTSDRYLKIVEWSEEDQCYVGTCPGLMLGGIHGDEEAKVYRELCQVVEEWIDIYEQDGEPLPEATAGREYSGKFVVRVGQDLHKALAIGAMRHGESLNEHCVHLLREERARYGENKRAQRISGRARPSRKR
- a CDS encoding type II toxin-antitoxin system HicA family toxin, translated to MPRKIRELIRDLKKAGFVDRGGKGSHRNFTHAKGAKITLSGGLSHDAKRYQERDVERAVREVTE
- a CDS encoding IS3 family transposase (programmed frameshift), with amino-acid sequence MKKPRRNHSAQFKARIAMEALRGIKTVAEIAAENNVHPTMVTRWKTELTEGAADLFERKNAPDLEKRGLEKNCERLERKVGQLVIEKEWMEKKCRVGDRSVRKALVDPSDAQRSLRRQCALLGVNRNRLTPPEPRATITDLRVMRMLDELHLRFPTFGTRGLRRLLKREQGLNVGRKRLRRLMRLAHISALRPRPRTSAPGKGHRIYPYLLRGVAVTRPNQVWCADITYIPMPRGYCYLVAVMDWYSRKVLGWELSTTMDTAFCLRAFRSAVATAGRAPEIMNTDQGSQFTSTDWIREMKQHEGLKISMDGTGRWVDNVFIERLWWSLKYEDVYLKSYETPRETGRGVGAWLERYNTERPHSSIGDRTPDEAYFGIEAESKWRAA